The following DNA comes from Musa acuminata AAA Group cultivar baxijiao chromosome BXJ1-4, Cavendish_Baxijiao_AAA, whole genome shotgun sequence.
AGTCTCTATTTATGTGCAAAGTAGATTCTAAACTAAAAACATTTAGGATTACCACTTTAGGAGGCTGCACCATTCCAAGCATTATTTGTGCCTGAAATAACCCACCATTTCAATGATGAAGTGTTTAAGCCTTAAACATAATACTTATGAATAAAACATAGTTTCTATATGAAACAAAAAGATGGAGTCAAGAAAATCAGGAGTCAGAAACTGAAAAGTGTTCAAATAAGATGCAAACTTTCCATCTTGCTTTTGAAAGCAAATTATGCTTTTCGACGTCAAAAGATGAGTATGAACAATGTCACTGATTAATAAATAAGTATGGAATATACAATACTCCAATTAAAATCAGCTACTAGCAAACAAAACTATGTATGATTAAACTCAAGTAATGATTTCATGGTCAGACTAATGTTGAGGTAACAAGACTTCATAAAGTGTTTGATATGCTTCCATAAAAAGCAGATGGGTTCTCAGTACTTGGATATCATCTGCATTGCCAGTCGAGTGAAAGGAAAATAAGGCATGCAAGTTAGCACGAGATTAGcaaataaaaaacaaatcattATGAACTAATAACACATGCTGGAATCTAAATGATCATATGACCGCATATGTCGATATCCTCCAATAATGTGAGATGATTAAATATCCTATACATGAAGCTCAATTCAATCCTACAATTCAATTAAAAGCACTAAAAAAAAGTCGACCAACACATTCATTCTTTACTAtgcagagagagaaaaaaaagattctAGCATCCAGAATGATGCAGGGAAAGAGCAAAGCGATTGATAACCTGGAACAGAGCTCGGGTCAGAAGAGGATTGTCAACGAGGATTTGCCTTGCCTGTTGCTCATTCTGCTCCATCAGAGCCTGCATAAAATAATTACAGAAAGTTCATGATCATGGATTTTTGTCTTGGATATCAAATAAAGAAAGGACGAAACATACTTTCATTTGACTCATGATGTCATATATCTGAGCTTTAGACAAGCCCCCGAACTGTGAGGTGAAACCATCACCAGGCAGTTGTTGCTGCTGCGACTTCTGTGCAGCCATCTTCCTCCACCCTTCCACAACCCACTGTATCTTTATCTCTTCGACAAAGACTTTTCCGGTCTCCCAATCGACAAAGCTAGCAaacttaattaaattattatttgaaaAGAAGAGCTCTTTGCATTTCTACCACTATTGTTCCACCagtgaaaagttcaaaagagatcAAATCAGATATGGATGCTCCAATAAATGCCCCAAGGAATTTTAGACTAAATAAACAGATAACATCTGATATATTAGGACACCAATCTTCAAATGCATAGCATCTGATATATTAGCACACTAATCTTCAAATGCATACCAAAAGTCCTGTCACAAAGCAAACATCCACATACCCTGTAAGACAAGCAAACATATAATCCCTACTGAGCACCAACAGATCTTCAGATCACTATTTAAACAGGTTTGATTGTATCATTTCTCCATAATGAAGTCACATGAAATGCGCATTCGATCTGTAGATGATCGAACTATCAAGGAACATGATTCCTGAAACAGAGCTGGAAAGCTACAACAAAGATACTGATACGATGGCGAATGCAATGAGAATACAAAAAGACAAACGAAGTATACAAAGAACTGGAGATCATGTTTATCTCAATGTCCGCAAAAGACCGAAAGATGGAATCGAAAGTTTCAAATCGGAAGATAAAAAAAAGGATGAATCATATATCCACCAGAAATTGTTTCAAATcgaagggaggaggagggaagaagaagcaccTGACTGCTGGTGGTCGTTGCCCCGTTCGCCACGGACGAGGACGCTGTGGTGGTAAGAGGGCGAGAAGAGGGGAAGAAGACTTTGGGCTTGGGGGTTAGGGCACAATCATCTTAGATTATGGGCCGTATGGGTATTGGTTATATAGGCCCTTCCTGCATGCGCGGGTCCATCATTTCGTCACATCCGAACGTGGGCTGCACAGAACCGGCAAATCTAATCCCCTCGGGTGGCAGCACTTCTCAACCTCTCCGTGCAATTTCCGAGCCTTCGCTAGCATCAATCGGTGTGATAGAGATCCGCTGCTGCTGTTTCTTCAAACAATTGGTTCTTCTGTGATTAGAACCGTCAGCCTCTTCCGGCCACTCGCTCCCGTCTGCGAGGAGGGGGCGGCGGCCGCCGCGGCGGAGAGTCGCCCTGAGGCAGCAGCGGGTTTCTGCCGTTCGTTTTGGCCGTGTAGTAAGCTCGCCTAATTCTGCGCTTCAACTTGCTTTCGTAATAGTTTACGCATCTATTGTGCGTATCCTTCACCATGTCATTTTAGATGTCGCGGAAAGCCCAAAGCATGTAATCGATATAGATCTGGTTGAATCTTGTAACCTTAAGGTTAAAGATGCTAGTTTCAAATGGTCCGTTCAGGAACAATTTCTACTCCCCAGGaatcaaattttcagcaagattaGAGCCATGTGCATAGGAGTAATTTGAATATAGACTCACGATGTGTAAAGAAGTTACCAGTTACCTTGTGCTTGAGGATTTGTTAATGTTCTTACTTGAGTGTATCTCTTGATTTTAGTCTCCCTAAATCATTCTTGGAAAATCTCCAAAACATCATCAATTCAAGGGATTTGTTTGATGAAGCTTCAAACTGCTACTTATTCAAATAAGAAGAAACAAGTGCAATCAAACGGAAATAGATGATATTTGTTCCTACAAAATGAAGTAAATTGTTTATAACTATCCCTGCTACTGGAGACTTTTAAGTAATCTGCTGGCTGTTGTCTCTTGTATAAAGGACATCCTGGTCAGCTTCCTCACTCCATAGAATGAGTTTCCAAGAGGGTTCCTTTGCTTTTTGGTTGGATTTCCAGTGCTGCCTCTTTTCTCTTGGGTATCCATAGATTCTGTAGCAAACAATGGCCATCATCCCATTTTCTTTGGCTCGTTATAGAGTATCTTTGATGTCTATCTGGTGACACTTAAGAAGATCAGTGACATCAGGAGACATATTACAATGATTGGAGGTGTTATGCTGTTTAACATCAAGGTGGAACCACTTGTAGCTGGCGGAACAGACCCAAAGAGTGTTGATCCAGTAGGATAAGTTGTGTTGAGGACGGATGAGCTTGTGCTGTCAATGCAGGtggaagattttttttgttttttgttagtTGTAATGATCATATAGGTAACTGAATGTTACTGAAAAAGGTAAGTTTTTGGCAGGACATTTACCTTGTTGATGGATACTGACATGTTGAAGTACCTGTGAGAGTAAACAGTGAGATTGCCCAGAAATTAGATGTTATATCAACAACTGTCATAACGTACTGCATGGTGAGTAATGCATGATTCGTATTGTATTATGATACAATACGTTTAATGTTTTTAGAATATAATACATTTAATGTTTTCTACTTTTCTCTTTAGTCTCAGATAGAATAAAACAGAAGTTCTAGATAGCTGCAGCTAGATGTAATTAGGTCTATTATGCATATCCGAAAGAAAATAAATGGAGGCAGTAGGAGCTATTAAAGCTATATGTGTACATATTTGATTTGTAGATGATACATTAAGTCCAAGTGCCTCCTATTATAGTGTCATTGAGTGTGCCCTTCTAATGGCATCACATCCAATACAAGGAGGAATTTCTTTTTTAGTTGGAACTATTGCTTTTAGAATTATGATATTTAAACTCTTAGATGGTAGTATATTTTGTCACATTATGATACGATTGTCTTAAGTGGTACCTATCATTGTCTGTAGGATTGAGTAATAGGTTAAGGTAGAAACCTGATACCACTAAGTTGTATGCGAAAAATTTTCTTGTGACAATTTCTCTCATGAAATAAATGCTATCAAATTTCATCATAGGGCATGATCAAATTACATCTTATGTTGTGAAGGATTTGATTATTATCGACTTGAAAAATATAAGTAATTATGATTAAGAAATTCCTTGAACATCAATGGTTAACAGAATTGGATGTATAAGGTTTGCTTAAAAATGTAGCGGAATTGTGAGATGTAACCAAACCTACTTGGATCCACATTGGTGATCACAGCCGTTCCTCCAAAATCACAGCTGGTAGGAATTGGGTTCCTCTGATAGTAGTCATTGAATGCATATGATGCATGATCACGGACTGTATCTGGGTTGTAGCAGCTTCCACCTTGCTGAATTGCTGAACAATCTGCACTTCCATATCCACAAGCATAGTCTAGAGCAACCTGCAATGCAGTCTGTGAAGCAGTTTGACTTGCCACACACCAGCTTTGGCCTGATGGTGATGATGGGGTCGCCATCGTTGGAGTTGAATATGGGTTTGTAGTTGGAGTCATGGATGGAGTTGATGTTGTGGGAAAAGGATTATAGTTGGGAGTCACTGTAGTTGGGGTGGTTGTAGGGTTTATCATCGGAACTGTTGTTAATGGAGTAACAACATCCATTTCCCGCACTGTCCTTGAGGATTGTAATTTGTTTCGGGTGTGTAGATTTCTGTTGGATTGTCTTTCAGGCTCATAAACTATAGGTTTCAGCAATATGCTTTCTTTATTAGATTTGGCTTTCTGCATAAGAGATGGATTGAACGACAGATCATCTTCTGATTCTTTAGCAAGTCCTGCAGAGTCAACATTGGACTCCAAGCAGTTATAAAAATTGAATGTTAGTTTAATCTCATCCTACAATTGTGAACAAATGGAACTGACAAAAATGTACCAGTAAACAGCTGCTGCCAAAAGAAAAAGCCATACATATACTTTAGAATCTATGGGAAAAGCATGATGAAGGGGATCAAACTTTTTGTAGGCTTGCATTTGAGTTTAAAAAAATCCAAGGTTGTTATGTTAAATATACAGTTATCGAATTATTTCTGAGTTAGTGTGATCAATTTCCTGGTTTGGATGCTGCTTATGCGCGAGAGGGAGAGTTGCAAAAAGTGGCTTCCCTTCTGATGGGTGTGATGTAAGAtgagaacatgatgaacaaaagttCAATTTTAGAAATATAACTAATAAGAAGAGAGTTTGTTTTAAAGAATATCTGTCAAGCTTTCTTCACTTTGCATTATCTAGAGGTTATAGGAATATAATTTACCCATTGTTAAAACTAAGACAAAATGATAAAGAGGAATAATGGCCAAACCTTAAAAGTGACATAAGCATGATATTTATGGTTAAGTTTGTTCCTCTTATGAGGTGCCATGCCtaatgcttcatttttgaaggTTTGAGAAGAGTTTGGTTCTTGATGCTGGTGAGCGCAACTCTGTCAACCCGATTGTGTGAAGGCTTCTCAAGCTTGATAATGGTGGCAATGAAGTAGTAGCTTGTTCAACCAACATAGAGATGGGTCAAAATGCAGAGAGTTTGTACTAACCAGAGGAGAATAGAAGGCCCAACAGGAAGATGAAACACGAGACGACATTTACAGACATATCTCCAATGGCTTCCCTCAACCTCTCTTTGTCTTCTCTTCTGTTGTTGCTCTGTTTCAGATGCTCGAGGAGAGTGATGCTTCTAGAGAGAACAGAGAAGTCTACTTAAGCAGTAAAAAGGACTT
Coding sequences within:
- the LOC103980896 gene encoding glucan endo-1,3-beta-glucosidase 12-like, producing MQKAKSNKESILLKPIVYEPERQSNRNLHTRNKLQSSRTVREMDVVTPLTTVPMINPTTTPTTVTPNYNPFPTTSTPSMTPTTNPYSTPTMATPSSPSGQSWCVASQTASQTALQVALDYACGYGSADCSAIQQGGSCYNPDTVRDHASYAFNDYYQRNPIPTSCDFGGTAVITNVDPSTSTCQYPSTSTSSSVLNTTYPTGSTLFGSVPPATSGSTLMLNSITPPIIVICLLMSLIFLSVTR